The Salvia miltiorrhiza cultivar Shanhuang (shh) chromosome 1, IMPLAD_Smil_shh, whole genome shotgun sequence genome has a window encoding:
- the LOC131003782 gene encoding uncharacterized protein LOC131003782, with translation MMKAGNRGNYRTMSVAESEHPLPWSFWTTMQNTRRDLSSNAVDCYMMTMRSRLMRGDDLIDGVDARTTIVLDTELFKYFDDEFTQLKSAWREMFPAKAEGRFIYSDGVFATWQPHAKKMYMVHGQGVSSTHGDWMNATTLILPIHVCGRYITCRVDLLSGVCDIFDSQLFKTMPQPRFDVIAALYPLQCLLGKMLEVSQWFARTTIVDNPLENLQWRRLKIQYADENEQFQQPDQCSSGVFACMYVERLISGSPSLAWGNGHAADYRRKIGSSIYEFCIPAPK, from the exons ATGATGAAAGCTGGCAACCGTGGCAACTACCGGACGATGTCGGTGGCAGAGAGCGAACACCCTCTCCCGTGGAGCTTTTGGACCACTATGCAAAACACGAGGAGGGACCTCTCGTCCAAT GCTGTTGATTGCTACATGATGACGATGAGATCGAGGTTGATGAGGGGTGATGACTTGATAGACGGTGTTGATGCGAGGACCACCATCGTATTGGATACAGAGTTATTC AAATATTTCGATGATGAATTCACGCAGTTGAAGTCAGCGTGGCGGGAAATGTTTCCCGCGAAGGCAGAAGGGCGGTTTATATATTCCGACGGAGTTTTTGCTACGTGGCAACCGCATGCCAAGAAGATGTATATGGTGCATGGGCAGGGGGTATCTTCGACTCATGGCGATTGGATGAATGCCACAACG CTCATTTTGCCTATACATGTGTGTGGACGTTACATTACATGCCGAGTGGatttgctgagtggagtttgcGACATCTTCGATTCGCAGTTGTTCAAGACCATGCCGCAGCCGCGCTTCGATGTGATCGCCGCCCTATATCCGCTGCAGTGCCTGTTGGGTAAGATGCTTGAAGTGTCCCAGTGGTTCGCAAGGACCACGATTGTCGACAACCCGTTGGAAAACCTCCAATGGCGAAGGTTGAAAATCCAATATGCCGACGAGAATGAGCAGTTTCAGCAGCCAGATCAATGCAGCTCCGGTGTTTTTGCGTGCATGTATGTGGAGCGTCTGATATCAGGCTCGCCGAGCCTTGCGTGGGGCAATGGGCACGCCGCCGACTATAGGCGCAAGATAGGCAGTAGCATCTACGAGTTTTGCATCCCCGCACCGAAATAG
- the LOC131003381 gene encoding protein DETOXIFICATION 24-like, producing the protein MDGSVQERLLSSGNEPEGDLKGRVYVESKKIWRVAFPSVISRVSSFGTIVVTQSFIGHISSVDLAGYALVQTLLVRFVNGILIGMSSATETLCGQAFGAKQYHMMGIFLQRSWLVDLLSMTILVPLFLFGAPIFRLLGQEEDIAVSAGYISLWFIPFNYAIVFALTIQMYLQAQQKNRIIAYLSVLQFLVHFPLSYLFVYILEWGVGGAMLALNMSQWVTIIGEFIYIFGGWCPDSWTGFSMAAFKDILPVVKLSIASGLMVCLELWYYAILVLVAGYMKNAEVAISAFSICLNINGWEFMICLGILGAACVRVANELGRGDANAVRFAIKTLLGTSVVIGVVVWILCLVFGNQLGYLFTQEVAVAEAVSDLAVLLAFSVLFNSIYPVFSGVAVGAGMQSTVAIINVVCFYIIGLPIGLVLGYVTNLQVKGLWIGMLCGVITETLALSFMMWRTNWDEEVLKASARLKKWYLKSPEEANSKSELS; encoded by the exons ATGGACGGCAGCGTGCAAGAGCGGTTGCTGAGCTCAGGAAATGAGCCGGAGGGTGACTTGAAGGGAAGAGTTTATGTAGAATCCAAGAAAATATGGAGGGTTGCATTCCCCAGTGTGATTTCTAGAGTTTCTTCCTTCGGTACGATTGTAGTCACGCAGTCTTTTATCGGGCACATAAGCTCCGTGGATCTTGCTGGTTATGCCCTTGTTCAGACCTTGCTAGTGCGATTCGTGAATGGGATTCTG ATTGGAATGTCGAGTGCAACTGAGACTCTGTGTGGGCAAGCATTTGGGGCAAAGCAGTACCACATGATGGGCATTTTCTTGCAGCGATCATGGCTGGTGGATCTTCTCTCAATGACTATATTAGTGCCTCTCTTTCTCTTCGGAGCTCCCATCTTTAGGCTACTTGGCCAGGAAGAGGATATTGCAGTGTCTGCAGGATATATTTCTCTGTGGTTCATCCCCTTCAACTATGCCATTGTGTTTGCATTGACAATTCAAATGTATTTGCAAGCACAGCAAAAGAACAGGATCATAGCTTACCTATCGGTTCTGCAATTCCTGGTCCACTTCCCTTTATCTTATCTATTCGTCTACATTCTCGAATGGGGGGTTGGGGGTGCTATGCTTGCATTAAACATGTCTCAGTGGGTCACGATTATCGGAGAGTTCATCTACATATTCGGGGGATGGTGCCCTGACTCGTGGACAGGTTTCTCGATGGCTGCATTCAAGGACATACTTCCAGTGGTGAAACTCTCCATTGCTTCTGGCCTGATGGTTTG CCTCGAGTTATGGTACTATGCCATTCTAGTCTTGGTAGCAGGATACATGAAGAATGCTGAAGTTGCAATTTCTGCCTTCTCTATTTG CCTCAACATCAATGGATGGGAGTTCATGATATGCTTGGGCATTCTTGGCGCTGCTTG tgTGCGGGTTGCTAACGAGCTAGGAAGAGGAGACGCTAATGCTGTTAGATTTGCGATCAAGACCCTTCTTGGTACTTCAGTTGTCATAGGGGTAGTTGTTTGGATCCTCTGCTTGGTCTTCGGCAATCAACTCGGGTACTTATTCACCCAAGAAGTTGCGGTGGCTGAGGCTGTATCGGATCTTGCGGTTCTTCTTGCTTTCTCAGTGTTGTTCAACAGCATATATCCCGTGTTCTCAG GCGTTGCAGTTGGAGCAGGCATGCAGTCCACAGTCGCGATCATCAATGTCGTTTGTTTCTATATAATTGGATTACCAATTGGGCTTGTGCTTGGATATGTCACCAATCTTCAAGTAAAG GGCCTGTGGATTGGAATGCTCTGCGGTGTCATCACTGAGACCCTCGCGCTGTCGTTCATGATGTGGAGGACGAACTGGGACGAAGAG GTACTAAAAGCTTCGGCTCGCCTCAAAAAGTGGTACCTCAAATCTCCCGAAGAAGCTAATTCAAAGTCTGAGCTATCTTGA
- the LOC131011387 gene encoding uncharacterized protein LOC131011387: MVRRNDLTTGERNSIIQFVLEDSHGGKPKRGRMKEAAVKFGVCRRTVTRLWNAAKKQKSQGEHMHSCSGKINKTRRKRVEIDLELISSMELNKRATIRRLARGINCSKSTVGRWVSKGLIRAHTSAIKPDLTAPNKLLRLKFSLEAIEYDRILKVLQYKSMHNTVHIDEKWFYLTKSNHRYYLTPTEAEPQRSCKNKKFITKVMFMCAVCRPLIAEDGTVLFDGKIGIFPFTEYVPAKRNSKNREAGTLEQKPIQSITKEVIKDCIINKIIPAIKAKWPQFASRVIFIQQDNAKPHIKDSDPDFRQAASSDGFDIKIVHQPPNSPDTNINDLGWFRAIQSLQTESVCTNIDTLVEAVKSSFDELSPITLNNVFLSLQGCLTEILKVKGHNTYKIPHMKKGALIRQGELPLNLQVPHDLVKEAINYLMENGIVSGMDHLRHSLGISSISLDEIELQMNGLGIEVA; encoded by the exons ATGGTGAGGCGCAACGATCTAACCACGGGAGAGAGAAACTCCATCATCCAATTTGTGCTTGAAGACAGCCACGGTGGGAAGCCAAAACGTGGCCGAATGAAGGAGGCTGCTGTCAAGTTCGGCGTTTGTCGGCGGACGGTGACTCGCCTATGGAACGCTGCCAAAAAACAGAAAAGCCAAGGTGAGCATATGCATTCTTGCAGTGGGAAAATCAACAAAACAAGGCGCAAAAGAGTTGAAATAGACTTGGAATTAATTTCAAGCATGGAGTTAAACAAAAGAGCAACTATTAGAAGGCTAGCACGTGGAATTAATTGCAGCAAGAGCACAGTTGGGCGATGGGTAAGCAAAGGTTTGATCAGGGCTCATACTAGTGCTATTAAGCCCGATTTAACAGCCCCTAATAAGTTGTTACGTCTAAAGTTTTCTCTTGAAGCAATCGAGTATGATAGAATACTCAAGGTGCTTCAATACAAGAGCATGCACAACACGGTGCATATCGATGAGAAATGGTTTTACCTAACCAAATCAAATCATCGATACTATCTCACACCAACAGAGGCTGAACCACAAAGGAGttgcaaaaataaaaagttcaTCACTAAGGTCATGTTTATGTGCGCTGTATGCAGACCGCTAATTGCAGAGGATGGAACAGTTCTTTTTGATGGGAAAATAGGGATTTTCCCATTTACAGAATATGTACCAGCCAAGAGGAATAGCAAAAACAGGGAGGCTGGTACACTCGAGCAAAAGCCCATTCAATCAATCACGAAGGAAGTAATTAAGGACTGCATTATAAACAAG ATCATTCCTGCAATTAAGGCCAAGTGGCCACAGTTTGCTAGTAGGGTCATCTTCATTCAACAAGACAACGCAAAACCACACATTAAAGACAGTGATCCTGATTTTAGACAGGCTGCCAGCTCGGATGGCTTTGACATAAAGATTGTTCATCAACCACCGAATTCACCGGATACCAACATTAATGATCTAGGTTGGTTTAGGGCTATTCAAAGCCTACAAACTGAATCAGTTTGTACCAACATAGATACATTAGTGGAGGCAGTCAAGAGTTCATTTGATGAACTATCTCCCATAACATTAAACAATGTTTTCTTGAGCCTTCAAGGCTGTTTGACTGAAATTCTAAAGGTCAAAGGGCACAACACCTACAAAATTCCTCACATGAAGAAAGGAGCACTTATTAGACAAGGAGAGTTACCACTCAACTTACAAGTTCCCCATGATTTAGTTAAGGAGGCAATTAACTATCTCATGGAAAATGGAATAGTAAGTGGCATGGATCATCTAAGGCATTCACTTGGCATAAGTTCAATTTCTTTAGATGAAATTGAACTCCAAATGAATGGGTTAGGTATTGAAGTAGCATGA
- the LOC131011394 gene encoding uncharacterized protein LOC131011394, producing the protein MGRTLCPKCQRPHSGECLKGMNICYRCGETGHYASVCPKKNGGAPQQQNPRNEQRQNQALFDTGASHSFISHAACKILELTPQLAETTLEVSTPGGGRLAAKDIISNLELNIGAETFKADLYVITMIEFDIILGMDWLTQVGATILCSERKISFQSAGKEKASFHGIRMGGRVPVISAMKATKIMRTGECQAFLVSLTGEHEVKKTIEEVPVVREFKDVFPEELPGESRRRQPWLLSPDVAQREAEGGGGVRRGQGREGEQRLFPPGSVNRGENGCGRN; encoded by the exons ATGGGACGAACACTCTGCCCAAAGTGTCAGCGACCTCATTCAGGGGAATGCCTGAAAGGAATGAATATATGCTATAGATGTGGGGAaactgggcactatgcttcagTATGTCCGAAGAAGAATGGAGGAGCACCTCAACAGCAAAACCCCAGAAATGAACAGCGACAAAATCAGG ctttgtttgatacGGGAGCGTCCCACTCTTTCATTTCACATGCTGCTTGTAAGATATTAGAATTGACTCCACAATTGGCTGAGACAACTTTAGAAGTTAGCACCCCTGGTGGTGGAAGATTGGCTGctaaggacattatctcgaacTTAGAGCTGAACATAGGTGCTGAAACATTTAAGGCAGATTTGTATGTCATCACTATGATAGAGTTTGACATAATCCTAGGGATGGACTGGCTTACTCAAGTCGGTGCCACGATACTGTGTAGCGAGAGAAAGATCTCTTTCCAATCCGCTGGAAAGGAGAAGgcaagttttcatggcataagaatgggaggaagagtaccagtgatttcGGCGATGAAGGCCACAAAGATAATGAGAACGGGAGAATGTCAGGCTTTTCTGGTCAGTTTGACAGGAGAACATGAAGTAAAGAAAACGATCGAAGAAGTTCCAGTGGTGCGAGAATTcaaagatgtttttcccgaagaaTTGCCCG GCGAGAGTCGACGGCGACAGCCATGGCTGCTGTCGCCGGATGTTGCACAGAGGgaggccgagggaggcggcggcgtccgTCGTGGCcaagggagagagggagaacaGAGGCTGTTCCCGCCGGGTTCGGTGAACAGAGGGGAGAACGGCTGCGGCCGGAACTAG